CCTTATAGATTTGTTAGTTGGCCTTTTTGAAATTAGGCTGTtgctttcaaatattttgtttaatttaacacATATTATACACAACAAAAGCTTCTTTTCAGCTGTAATACTCTTTGAATAATAACcataaacgaaaaaaaaggtaGCGCAATAGGCACGACTTTACTGAGCTAAtcagtttaaaaataatttagatgGCACCAATGGATCTTCTACATAACATATTTTAATGGCAATGTTCATTATTAACCAGAATATGACCATCTAACGACGTATTGGCAAGTAAAATCAATTCCCATTTAAATGTTGAATAGTGGGCGTAATATTGAGCACGCCAATGCTAAGTTGAAACAAACTAGATCTATACTTTACAGCACTTATTGATCTTCATATCATGACTTTCAGACATACGGGCTAGGGCTAGATCGACTACGTCAGTGATCCCTATCAAGAATATCTAAAAAATGTGCGGTGCATcgcaataataaaatattttagagtGAATCAAGACTCTCTGCTAGGCTACCCTTtggaattaaatataaaacaattacTACTGAATCATGTCATACCTTGTGCTATTTTGGCGGCTGCTGCCTCCAACCGGAATGTTTTGCGTCGCCGTTCCTCCGCCGCCGCTTACCGCACCTGTACCGCTTTGTGCTCCGGTGCCAGCCTGCTGCTGGTAGGAACTGGGCTGGTATGAGCCGTATCCCTGCTGCTGGTAACTGTTGGCCACCGAGCTTTGAACATTCGCGTATGTGGAGCTGCTGTAGCCACCGGGTGCCGTCGTCGGAAAGCCACTTGATGCCTTGCTCGCTCCACTGCTCTGGTATGCGTTTTGGTAGGCGTTACCACTGCCACCCGTCTGTCCATACGGATCACTCTTGGCTAGCTGATCGATTGTGGCATTCACCGCTGAGCTAACAccctgctgctgtgctgtCGATCGGCTTGTATAGCCTGCTGCACTCAAGGCATCGCTCTATAAATTGTTATTGCTATTAGATTCTCAAAAGTATATGCAGTATGTTAGAGACAATCGCATTAACGAAATCGTGGTAATAATTACTTGGGTAATGATAGGGATACAGTACGGTACTCACAATCTGGGAACTCTGCAGACCCGCCGCTAACGtcacctgctgctgttgctgggatTTGCTTTGGTAGTCTTctgcctgctgttgctgctgctgaccatcAATGCTAAAGCCAGACCCAACCTTTTCCGGCAAAGACTCAAAGCCATCGTCCGTGCCGAAGTCCAGAGCCCCGAACTGCACGTCCAGGTAGCCAATGTTGTTCAGTGCATTGTCTCCAGGCATTTCAACGGCACTCGCAGGAATCTTCGAGGGTGGTGGCAGCTTAACGCGAGCCCTTCGTAtctgcggttgctgctgcgactgctcgCCAGTACCAGATCCAGCTCCCGTTCCAGAAGCAAACACGTTTGCATAGGTGTTGGGATACTGGCTTACACCCACGCTAGTGCTAGTTTGGGAGTAGGCGGCTGCGGAGTTTTGCGCGTAACCCGCTGGCGCCGACTGTACTGGTACAGAACCTGGACTGACGCCCTGGCTGGCCAACGAGTTGAAATACTGAGATTGCTCGACAGACAAAGTAGCAGACGGCTTAATAGGCGTCGTCTGCTgctgaagttgctgctgcttttgagCTTGGTGCACCAGCGTGGCAGCTGCCGAGGCGGCGCTTGAGAATGTGTCGGGTGATGCGGATACAAAGGATGACGGTGTGCTGCCCGCTCCTCCGCCGGCAGCTGCGCTCGCTCCTGTACCCGCTCCTGACTGTGTGGCCTGGGTCTGCAGCTGGGGTGGTGGATTACTGACCGCTGCGCTGTATTGCAGCAGCGGCGTGGTCGCCGAGCCAGTCAGCGTTGCTGGCGGTGTGACTGCCGCTGGACCACTGCTGGAGCTCTCCTCCAGATGAGATCCCTGCTGCACTAATTGATGTTCAAGACCTGGTGGCGCCGATATCTCGCTTCCAGCCACCGCAACGACACCTGTAACACAAGCTCCAGTTCCGCTAACCACATTAGCAGCGGATTGTGTTGCCAGGTTACTAGTGGTGAACACCTTGCTGTCCTTAAGCGAGCCCTCATACTCCTCGTTGTTCCAGTCACCCCAGGCATCATCATGagcctgttgctgcttctcGGCGTTTTGGGCAATGGTGTTGTCCCACAGCTCAACCTCGTGGTGATCCTCGTTTGCGTTGCCACCGCGACCAGATCCATAAGCACCGCCAGGGCCTCCGCTTCCGCGATCGCCACGAGGGCCACCGGTGCGTCCGCCCATGCGGCCGCCGCCACGGCCAGATCGAGAGACGAAGCCACCGCCGCGTCCACCGCCACCGGGTCCACTACGTCCGCCGCCGTTGCGCTGCCCGCGGTAGTTGTCATTAGCCCGATCATCACCGCGGTCCTGACCAACGTTTTGTCCAGACCAAGGTTCACGAGACTCGCGTTGGTTGCGCTCGTTCTCGCGAGTCTCTCTTCCGCGCCCTAAAATAGGAGACCATGTATTAGTTTATGTTCAGTGGAGGAGGTATTGCTCattttctaaaattatttcatCAAGTTAATATTTCGTCTAATTACAGCTCGACAAAAGCTGGAGCTTAAATGCCAATTATCATCGAAATATTGATTGATCTTAATTTGAATATATCTTCCACCTGGGGATCAGCACCAATACTTTTATTAGCTTTACAATGactaaattttaatttttataatacTTACATCCACGACTGTCACTGGAGCCACGGGTGCCTCCGCGATTTGAGCTGCGGTTTCGCGATTTTTCCCGCTTGTCCGCGTTGGCATTGCCATCGGCCCAATCGCCATCGCCAGCAGCGCCATCACCCGTGTTACTTGCAGCCTTGTTCTTCCGCTTTTTCTCGTACTTGGCAAAGGCGCCCTAAAACAGATTCTATTAAATACCTGGAGCGATGGAGATTATAATCGAAACAAACCTGCGGTAGCTCCTCGATCAAAAAATTGGCCGCGGCCTCCAGGTCGTAATCGCACTCGTTGAGGGCACAGCAGACCTCCTCTTCGGAACGTTGGGTCATGGTCAAAAGGAGGAGAACCTTCTCGTTGATCTGCGGATCTTCTGTGGTGCTATTGGTGATCTGGGCAATGCGCAACTGTTCGGTGGTAGCCTTGGGCTGGGCCTTCTCTGGCTTGTCTGTCTTGCTGGCATCCTGGCCGCCCTTCTTGCCAGCGGCCGCAGCATGTGAGACTCCATCGAGATGGCCGGCTCCTCCTCCCCCGGAGTTGCTGGCATTTGACTTTTTCTGGTTGCGGGTATGGCCGCCGCCTCCCCCGCCACCGGAACGAGTTTGTGTGCTCATCTCTATGTACACTGTATATACAAATTAGCTGCAATACGGAAAAGATGAACGATTTGATGTTAAAACCAGGGAATCTACAATCTGAATGATAAAAATTTAAGTCTGTGCTGACTGGATTCTGAGTatagttttctttctttttttgggatACTTAATGGTCTATAATAATTAGTGCAATAGTAATATCTAAAGACCAATACAAATAAGTTATAAGAATAAAGAGTAATAATTGTAAAGTGCcaaataacatatatatatagtggtGTTAATGATTTAAAAAGTCAACCGACTCTGTTTTGTATTAAAATGAATCTATACGGATTTAATAACAAGCCTAGCTAGATTCTAGTTGATTGattagatatatgtatgtcagTGGCAACAGCTTTTCGACCAGCACCACTAACTATAATATATTATGAATCCAATCAGAATTTATGgggcatttaaatgtttttggtaaTTAGAGATAATGGAATGGATAAGATCTTGGATCGTCGGCGTGAAAATATCAATGATATACTCCCACAATCCAGACAGCTTTTATGTACGGATGTGTACAAATGGCTAAACAAGTGGCCGAAAGAGAGCAGCTAAGGAAAAGCTGGCAAACTGAGAGTTCAATGTACATTTAATAAAAGAGAATGAAAGAACGTGAACAAGCAGACACACGCCGAAGCAAAGGAGTGCGAGACGAAGGGAAGAGCGTACGCACAAACAAAGCGAGCATtcagaaataacaaaaataatgaaaagacAGGTATCAGGGGGGGGAATATATTGGCAAACAGGTAACAGGGGTGGGTGCGAGAGACGGTGGCAGGGAACATGACCACAACGCATCCAAGCCGAGACGACTGTTTGGTTTTCCAGGTTGGGGTGCTTTATGGGAAAGAGAGCGGGAGAGGCGACCCCGATACTAAGTGCATATCTGAATTACTCAATTTTTGTTGTCAAAACAGATTTATCAACGTTTGCCGTGAATAACGCCTTTCCATGCATTATTcatacacacatacgcatGTACTGccgcacacaaacaaaagacCGCTGTCGCCATCACTTTTTCATCAGGTTTCGCATTTCGCACGTACACCATGATATGGAAATTTGACCACGGGAACTGGGGACCTGCGATCCGGAACTCGAAAACTGCTCAATACCAATTGCAACGGGAATCGCGGGGACTGACATacacaaaaattgatttataaacTCCTTGGCCTCCTCGCTTCGGTTTTACGCTTTCGCTTTTGTGCTCGCTCTTCTGCATCTGCCCTATGGGCATCTCCCTCGCACTCGCACCAGCGCGGGCTTACCAGTGTTGCCAGGTTCGATCGAAGCGAAACGGCAATTGGCAAGGCCATTAAATCAACTATCAATTGGAACACAATAGTACGCTTAGTAAACGAGGTAGCGGGTCCTAGAACGGGCAATGAAAATTAACTACAATATTTGCACAAACACACCAATTCACGGCAGGACTCGGATTGCACACATCACTAGGCACGCTCCGGCACTTCGCAACACTGAATGAGAGGGCATTGAAACCGAATGAAGCGCACAAAGCGGAATGCAAAACCGGACAAAGTGGCGTACACTGCGCCGAAGAAAACGAAATGTACGGTGCGTTGGAGGCGAAACTTGTCCAATATGTGGCATACCCGGCAAAGATAACGCACTCCCAGTTGCACTTTATGGGGCAAACGGGAAATATAGCCTAAATAGAACCAGCCATGTGCACATACTTCGACGCCATTTCTGCAACGACACACTAGCCGACTCTTTCGCTCTTATGTAAACCAAGGGACCCAGTAATTGACGGCGACCGCCGCTCCAGACAGCGGCCACTATTGAATTTTCAAGGGAATTTTACGCTGACATGGCCCCGGAAAAAAAGTCGAAAACACGTTGCATAGGTTAGGGACCACTTAAACTACACTTTAACACCTCAGCAGGTTTTTGTTCACGGCTTATattgaataaacaaattttcaaaacgGAGTCACACACAATACCTGCAAATGCGCCGAGAAACGCACTTTTAATGTGACCGCTTGTGATGTCGATCGATATGCCTTTATGTGGTCATGCAGCCCTCAACTCAGAGTTAGAAACTAGCGGTGCCTCAAACCAGTTCtgatagtttttaaattttgaacAATCTACCATTTATTAGAAAACGCCAAAACGGAAAATTATCAATTTGCTTTAAGCTAAGTACATTTGATTTAAGCAAATTTAGCCTCAAATAAACTGTTATGCTTTTTCTTAAAAGTCACTTTAAGACTCCGAACTCTGATTAAATAAAGTCGTGGGTATATCGATACCagagaaaaaaatgtatggcATTTGCACACCTCTATCGTCAACAAAACATATTACTTTTGCTAAGtatgtaaacaaaaacagttcATGTACAAAACTTTCAAGATGGGGCGTATGATGGCAAaacattaattatatttaaccaGGCGCGCAATGAGCAAACATAATTGCACTAATTGCATGAGTTATTGGTAGATGCTATAGAGGAGCTGCAAAATAAGCTGGATAAGATCCTAGTAAACCAAAATAAGATTCTCGCAAGCCTTTGTCAGGTGGCTCGCATCAGAACCACTGGTGATTTATACAAGGCGGAACTGGACCTTTTTCCCGGGACTGATCCCCACGAGCTTTTCAATCTGGGCGCGAATTTTTCAAAACCGGCAATAAATATATCATGGCACGCAGCGTAAGCCTGAATGTcggaatattaaaaacttgaCCTTTTACTTCTTAGGCTCATATTATTAACCGCATCCTGAGACCAGGACGAAAAGAACTtctgaaaaacaatttttctaATTATTTGATTACGATATTTTCTCATGGTGTGAGCACTAAGCAGTCCTTTAagcaatacaaatatattaacaaaactATTTTTGGTGAGTTAAGTAATGCTTTAATCCGATTATAAACATTAATTTCGTTTAGTTCGTTTTgtttaactatttataattTGGTCTAATAAATCTATTCTTGGgtctaattaatttataattgctAGTTTATTGAAtaactaaattaatatttgcatGGGTGCTGAAAAAATGTGATTTACATATATCAGCATATGAAGTATGCAATGGTTCCTTTTCTGTAGTAcaacaatttgtaatttgtaatttctaTGAACCTTTATATTAAAGTTATAAAAGTTcgggaaattaaattagtcGGCAAGAATGCATGTAGAATCCGTATGTTATATTCCAGTAGGCCGCAAACAAGATAAGTTGAATAAGATTtaagtaaacattttcagaACAATACCTAATAAACTTTCTTTTCCTCGCATAATCAGGGATACTGAAAACAGATGGATATACCCAAGCGGACTACGTGGCCGAGGTGCCTTTCAAACATTAAAGCGACTTTAtcgtaaaagaaaatattacataCGGAGAAGGATTAAACGGACCCAAAAGTGCGAGCTAGATTCTGATTGGGATTAGCTGATCAATTGGTACCAATGGATTTCGATTATTTGACAACGTTTATTTGAGCGAAAGGAATATAAAGTCAAACTGGTTTTGGCTCTCCGAAGAATGTGTTCTTTCCGCTTAAATGAGATTATTTTCGGCTTGCATAGCACCAATAAAAACGTCAGTTTTTTAAACCGTAGCGTTCTGGTCGACATccccttaaaaaaatatggaTCAAAGATTTCACCACCTAATATGTCTTCTAAGTCTTTctaatatttgttattattaaccGTCCATTGCAAAGCAACCGAAAGTATTTTGAATATCACTGCTactaaaaagttttttattttgttcgaTTGTTGAGGAACTTGTTAAGATATTATCAATTACGTGTTTTTTATCTGAATTGTATATTTTCTGACGAAATATAGGAAACAATTTTAGATCAAACAATTGGGATTTGAAAAGATGTTTTTTTAACGTTTCTGAAGGTTTTTTAAACTGTATACCTATGTATATAGGGCTATATTTTATCATATGTTTTGAGctcatacatattttatttttgcatatggGAAAAGACCATCGACATACTCTGCTCAACATTCTTCAAGGTTTCGTCATCATCGTAAAAGAACTCCAAAATTTTGAAGAAACACGatgcacaaaatattttgctagTTGATACTTAATCGCCAGTTTCACTAAGACAAGTGatttgaaataaaaccaaaagtgTCGCTGCTTTTGGTGAAAAAGTCAACCTAGCAGGGTTCAGTAAACTTGTATCCAATTTGAAAATGGTTATGCCAGCCggataaaaacattttcctatGGTTTTAGGCAATGCAACAACAAGTACCAGTGCTCGGTTGCACAGTCGGTGTAGCGGGCCATAAATGAGAACTCAATTAGAACGTTTACATTTCTGTAAGAAACGagttgctgccgccgctgccactgctgcctgCTGTAGTTGCTGTGGTACATTATTTTTTGGCCTAAATAGTAGGCCTTGAGGAATCGGAATCGCTtgagttgtttttgttttaccgAGCGCCACGGCAGCGCAGCCAGCAGCGACGCGCGCAGCGACAGAGCGTCGGTGGAGCGGGAGATACCGAttccgaatcggaatccgcTCAGAGTGGATTCGTCTTTTGGCCCATTCGGATGTGGCCTCGCATGTGGCGCGCGCGTTGTCCACTGacagttttattattattattgttgttattattattattatttgggGCCCAAAGCTAACTCTTGCCCTTTCGAGCTGCGCGTtgtttcgatttcggtttGATTTCGACTCCATATCCATTCGGCATCTCGGCGTTCGCGTTGTTTCGagtgcatccacatccacatccgactccacatccacatccacatccacatccattgcgattgttgtgttgtgttccAGTTGCCGTTTTTGTGGGAGGTTAGTTGGTTGAATAATACGCGACTCCGCAGTGTacgcaaattgcaaattgcaaaagcaATGCCCCCGCTCCATGGAAGTCCATTGAGAAACATAGATCCAAGAACTGCAATACTGccctagtgtgtgtgtgtgccagtgagCGGGAGAGCGCACCAGTGCCtgtttgtgtgcgtgagtCTATATGAGTGTTTAGAATGCACCTTGTGGTATTTTGAAATCTAAAATTGCCAAACACCCAGcgcgtttctttttttcgagAGCATTGCAAAAGACTCCAGCTGTGCTAATGCTATGTTAAAACGAAAAAACTATCAAACCGAAGAATCGAAGAACTGACAAGCTAAACAACgagaaaaagaaactgaaaatcAGAAGCCAAGGCTGCCGCTCTTTTATTTTAGCGGGTATGTAATTACGAAACTCCTGCGAGCGCCTGGCTATTTCGGATATCTGTCGGATTGCGACAGATTTTCGTGGATTTTCCGCCATGGATTAATGGGCGCCAAGGGTACAGTCAGCTTTCCAACaccaacacgcacacactaACGCGTTTATTGGCCAACATACAGTAAAAATTCCATAGGTGGCCACACCATCTGTCCCTTTTACAACTAGAGTTTTACTAAAATTTCATAAAGGTATAAGGAATAAACTATTTACAATCACAATCAGATTCATATGaacccttttcttttgcttaCCCTATTTTAACAGAAAAGTTTGTTTGTACAAGTTTAAATAAGCTATAAGAAGATGTAGTATGAGCCATTATTGGGATAGGCCAAGTcacaagttttaaaaaaaatcctGCTAGTAAACCGACCACCATATCTAAAATCCCATTTACTTTGAGTTCCAAGAATTCAACTTCGCGGAGTTGCACCGTATTTACCTACGTCACGCCCACCTGATTTCAGTGCAATCGCGTTGGCCCAGTTTACGGGCATGCTCCAAGACAAAATACACTCCTACAAGGTCGATTGCCTATGTgtgctgctgtttctgttgccgTTTCTGCCTTTGCGGCTGTGGCTGGCGTTTTTCTATACCAGTTTCTAAACCTGCCGCAGCTAGTTTCAATTTCTACTGGGATTATCTGCTCCGGCTTCGGTGGCTGCGACGCCTCCGTCGCTGCTGCAggtggtgatggcgatggctgcAGCTCTCTGGGAGCTCATTACTTGGCCCGTCCTCGTCGCCCCCTCCACCTTCCTCGTCCACCTCGTCTGTGTGATTGTGACACAGAAACCAACTAAGAAGTATGTGGAAATCTCTTGGCTGCATCGAAATCAAATCAGAAACCCAAGTTGGTCTCGCCAGTTGGCGGCTCCGCGTTGAGTTTCCATTTCAGAACATATGTGCGTTTTCGCAACAGTTTTCAGATAGAAGATTGCTCGGACCTTTTAAAACGACAGTCATACCTGTTCAGGTACGATTTGGTTAGAAGTTATCTAAAGCATATACCAAGAAAGAGCTCTTTTCCCTTAAATATAACCAGCAGACAACATTAGGATACTATTTTAATACTGGATATATTTAACCCCTTTTAACTTATTTAGTGGGTGAAATATAATGGAACATTTTATCTCAAAATGAACTGACTGAAAAAGAACTTTCACTTCCTAACTTCTTTGCTTAAAGTATTGAGTTTGTGCCCAAACACGCTCATTAAAGAAAATCTTGGTGATATGTGTTACCAATTTTACCTATTGAATTGAAATGATTAAGCCCTCTATGTAATGTGCATACTTAAAGGTGTACAGTGGTCACCTCTAAAACCTGTTTTTCccatattttctattttgaaAATACGTCTTAGAAGGGCTTTACTGTAGTCGCTTGGCGTCAATTTCGATCCCGCTCCCTTATCGATTCCGAATTTGTCTCTTACAGTGGGATGCTAGAATTGTGTTCTGCATCTCTGGTTCATTCCCCAATGAACACACAGTGACGTCCACCCGTAACCCCTTTCCTagcgcccaccacccacaacccatCGCCCACCACCCGCACATCCACAGAGCAGTGTGCTCAATTAGGATTTacggctgtgtgtgtgtgtgcgagtgcatCTCCCCCTACagcaactgcaaactgcaaactgcagaCTGCACGAACTGTGGTGCAATAAACGACGAACGGCGTACGGGACGGAACTGAACGCATATTGCGTTGGCGGCGATAGCTTGGatgtagttgctgctgctgctccctcAGCTCCCCTACTCCCCTACTCAACAACTCTGCTCTGCTCCCCCTTGATGATGACAGCCGAGGTCGTAGGCAAAGACGACGGCATACGCTCGAGTAACTGGCCCACCACTACAAGCAGCCAAACCTGTTGACCTAATTTCAAATTCTGCTGCgtcttgttgctgctgcggctgatCTGTGTCTCTGTGCCATCGGTTGGATGAGTGtatgtgtatgagtgtgtttGAGTGAGTGGCGGCTCTCTGGGTGACGGTGTAGTGGTGTGCCGGAGAGCCAAACGATTGCAAATCTTCGGCAGTGGTGTTTGGCGCTAAGGGGGATCCACATCCACTCTTCATGGGAGAATAacccaacaaaaaataaaaggccTTCAAGCTCAAGCATTCCCCCAAACGAAGATCTTCAAGCATTAGTTGGCTGGTATACATTTGGGAACATATTTGGTAACTTCGGGTGTACCAATGATTAGTCGTGCgagatgaaaaataaaatgcttactaaatttgtttataatgaATTTACATGCCACGGAATAGTGTTACGTTACAAAAACCTATCCTTTAGGTTTCATTCAATGAGCAGACAATAAAAGTACATCGCAAGTTTATATCTCCTCCAATTCTAGTTCTTACTTCAAAATAGCATAGTAAATCATATCGAAAAACATAGTATTAAATACGAGATTAAGTCAATGACATTCAGCTTATTTATGGCTATAATATCCTAACAATATTCCatgcgcttttatttttagtaaacacacatttttagtaaacaaattaaataggAATTTTTGTCAGTGCAGAAATAATTGTGGCTAATATCTATCTGATCCTTATCCCCATCCCTTCGAACTCAGACTCACCTGAAGTGGTGACCCCCTCGGACGCCAGCCCTGGCATTTTCGTCCCAAACAAAACGAAGACAGCCAcatgtacatgcatacatacatatgtatgtatgtatattgcaTATTGGGATTCGGATACCGATGCAGTTGGTGTGGAACTTCCACATCCATTTCCACCAGCTATTGCATTTTGGATTCAGTTATGTTCGGTTTGTGTCGGTATTTGGGAATTTCGGAATCGGGAATTATTGGCAGACTTCGAAATGCTGGGATGCACTGGCTACGCATCATAGTGTGGGTTTCGGGTGGGTGTATCCCaccttatttatattttgtatttgtttttgcgtCCCAGTAACCACAAGAAATTACGGTCGCTGCCACAagctgctgcctctgccggcgtcgctgcctGCTCCACTTGTCGCAGTGACGAAACGttcgtgcctgtgtgtgtgtttgccagtGTTTGTGTGCAGAGAAAATCAAGTGAATCAAAATGAGCGTATAATTAGGTcaacacaacaaaaattataCGCTAGCCACTTAGCAAAGAGAGCAGAGCGGCAGACTCTCTCTGTGGGAATCGGAAGTGGGGCAGAGCATGGTTGCTGGTTCCATCAATTAGAAATTAATTCACGCGCCTAATGCTacaaaattgcaattgcagcgAGAGCAAAAAACGTGCACCTGCAACAACgggaacaacagcagcggcaaaaacaacaactacagctaTAGAGAGCGGGTGTAAGAAaagcataaacaaaaacggGACATGCGCTGCCTGCTGCACTTGCCGACGGGGAGAGAGTGGGAGAAAAAGAGTGGGAAAAAGAGCGTGGAAGAGCGGTTGTATACAGAGAGCTACATGGGAAGAAAAGAATGTTAAATAGCTGTTCGCATATTAAAAGGATcttcttttaatatataatcaataacaattttattagTGGGataatgaatttattaaaatagcaaaaaattgaagttaaatttttcaatgaaaataaatttctaaattccataaaattttaaatttcattttaattttaatactCAGTTGacctttatttttaaagactCTCTGGGTTTTCTCAGTGTGCAGGAGAGCGCTTAAACACAGAGAGCTTCAACGTTCGAATCGGCTCCCACTGAACTATTTTTTACCCCACGTTTTTTCTCGCCCGTTTCTTGATTTTcttgcgttgttgttgctgctgctgcccgttGCTTGTTGGCCGTGGCAAGTGTTTCGCAATGAGTGCAGGCcaggccaaaaccaaagccgaAATGAAATCATCGCCGTGGCGTGCTCTCTGGCATTGATAGAGGGGGGAAATTCCTGTTCCACTTTCTATTATGGGAGTCgcgttgcttttgttggtggtgttggcgttgttgctgcagcagcagtagcagcaaaaGCGG
This genomic stretch from Drosophila teissieri strain GT53w chromosome 2L, Prin_Dtei_1.1, whole genome shotgun sequence harbors:
- the LOC122626341 gene encoding protein lingerer isoform X3 — its product is MSTQTRSGGGGGGGHTRNQKKSNASNSGGGGAGHLDGVSHAAAAGKKGGQDASKTDKPEKAQPKATTEQLRIAQITNSTTEDPQINEKVLLLLTMTQRSEEEVCCALNECDYDLEAAANFLIEELPQGAFAKYEKKRKNKAASNTGDGAAGDGDWADGNANADKREKSRNRSSNRGGTRGSSDSRGWRGRETRENERNQRESREPWSGQNVGQDRGDDRANDNYRGQRNGGGRSGPGGGGRGGGFVSRSGRGGGRMGGRTGGPRGDRGSGGPGGAYGSGRGGNANEDHHEVELWDNTIAQNAEKQQQAHDDAWGDWNNEEYEGSLKDSKVFTTSNLATQSAANVVSGTGACVTGVVAVAGSEISAPPGLEHQLVQQGSHLEESSSSGPAAVTPPATLTGSATTPLLQYSAAVSNPPPQLQTQATQSGAGTGASAAAGGGAGSTPSSFVSASPDTFSSAASAAATLVHQAQKQQQLQQQTTPIKPSATLSVEQSQYFNSLASQGVSPGSVPVQSAPAGYAQNSAAAYSQTSTSVGVSQYPNTYANVFASGTGAGSGTGEQSQQQPQIRRARVKLPPPSKIPASAVEMPGDNALNNIGYLDVQFGALDFGTDDGFESLPEKVGSGFSIDGQQQQQQAEDYQSKSQQQQQVTLAAGLQSSQISDALSAAGYTSRSTAQQQGVSSAVNATIDQLAKSDPYGQTGGSGNAYQNAYQSSGASKASSGFPTTAPGGYSSSTYANVQSSVANSYQQQGYGSYQPSSYQQQAGTGAQSGTGAVSGGGGTATQNIPVGGSSRQNSTSGNASSAFLTSGYSTPQSAYQSSQSVYGNTGLSNSSGFSGSASNASSQYANFSSSAKLKDATTASSAAHYDSVSTSSGVSSNSGSTGNGGGVSGQAGANQAVVSNNNNVTGSSSVSNVTAGVASGNVAGVGGGVSQSGVSSGVGVTGGSASSVGVNVNNNSSSASSVGTSAVAQTATGTTAAVLASLTNKNSSSSNSSGSGGSSATTTGNASGQGAGASTGGVGGASGAGGAGSGGGSGSGLVPTNIQMVSQYIQTGLPYYQQPVYSYEELQMMQQRVPHVQGYYDLNYPPASLGAGRDNLGSVTYSAMNDGRFARTDNNSSPVGNVSSTMSQQAGSSAPMLNVPYAYFYGGNVMPGSFQYGTPAIYPQIPAANTASGQQFPKPSYSAGYGSTSYDTLSQTTQDYSKGGYSSSVNQQSKTQTVSNQSQAGTGSDLTSSMYGKGHVALNKVNSYEKQSFHSGTPPPFNMPNTQTAGGTSAQPYGMYLPMPAAGHHNMIHQPIHQMDGRIHSSSRRDSNSAGQRQQSTSQSKSAGKQGYSPSYWAGQN
- the LOC122626341 gene encoding protein lingerer isoform X5, whose product is MSTQTRSGGGGGGGHTRNQKKSNASNSGGGGAGHLDGVSHAAAAGKKGGQDASKTDKPEKAQPKATTEQLRIAQITNSTTEDPQINEKVLLLLTMTQRSEEEVCCALNECDYDLEAAANFLIEELPQGAFAKYEKKRKNKAASNTGDGAAGDGDWADGNANADKREKSRNRSSNRGGTRGSSDSRGWRGRETRENERNQRESREPWSGQNVGQDRGDDRANDNYRGQRNGGGRSGPGGGGRGGGFVSRSGRGGGRMGGRTGGPRGDRGSGGPGGAYGSGRGGNANEDHHEVELWDNTIAQNAEKQQQAHDDAWGDWNNEEYEGSLKDSKVFTTSNLATQSAANVVSGTGACVTGVVAVAGSEISAPPGLEHQLVQQGSHLEESSSSGPAAVTPPATLTGSATTPLLQYSAAVSNPPPQLQTQATQSGAGTGASAAAGGGAGSTPSSFVSASPDTFSSAASAAATLVHQAQKQQQLQQQTTPIKPSATLSVEQSQYFNSLASQGVSPGSVPVQSAPAGYAQNSAAAYSQTSTSVGVSQYPNTYANVFASGTGAGSGTGEQSQQQPQIRRARVKLPPPSKIPASAVEMPGDNALNNIGYLDVQFGALDFGTDDGFESLPEKVGSGFSIDGQQQQQQAEDYQSKSQQQQQVTLAAGLQSSQISDALSAAGYTSRSTAQQQGVSSAVNATIDQLAKSDPYGQTGGSGNAYQNAYQSSGASKASSGFPTTAPGGYSSSTYANVQSSVANSYQQQGYGSYQPSSYQQQAGTGAQSGTGAVSGGGGTATQNIPVGGSSRQNSTSGNASSAFLTSGYSTPQSAYQSSQSVYGNTGLSNSSGFSGSASNASSQYANFSSSAKLKDATTASSAAHYDSVSTSSGVSSNSGSTGNGGGVSGQAGANQAVVSNNNNVTGSSSVSNVTAGVASGNVAGVGGGVSQSGVSSGVGVTGGSASSVGVNVNNNSSSASSVGTSAVAQTATGTTAAVLASLTNKNSSSSNSSGSGGSSATTTGNASGQGAGASTGGVGGASGAGGAGSGGGSGSGLVPTNIQMVSQYIQTGLPYYQQPVYSYEELQMMQQRVPHVQGYYDLNYPPASLGAGRDNLGSVTYSAMNDGRFARTDNNSSPVGNVSSTMSQQAGSSAPMLNVPYAYFYGGNVMPGSFQYGTPAIYPQQIPAANTASGQQFPKPSYSAGYGSTSYDTLSQTTQDYSKGGYSSSVNQQSKTQTVSNQSQAGTGSDLTSSMYGKGHVALNKVNSYEKQSFHSGTPPPFNMPNTQTAGGTSAQPYGMYLPMPAAGHHNMIHQPIHQDSNSAGQRQQSTSQSKSAGKQGYSPSYWAGQN